A stretch of Allostreptomyces psammosilenae DNA encodes these proteins:
- a CDS encoding DUF3159 domain-containing protein encodes MTGNMGVEGTAAPPPAGARAEQAGRDGEGVAFGDQRPAGSHSPRVPAPPGEPPTETAAAAATSGSELIEAFGGVRGMVDMTVPGLVFVVVYTVTQNLTLSAASAFGLTVLLGLVRVFRRETLRHAFGGVLGVGIGAFVASRSGEAQDFYLPGMIYGVVLGVVYAVSNLVRWPLIGVLLGPVLGENFTWRTRNPGRMRAYTLATWVWVALFAVRAAILFPMYWSGNVTMLGVARVALGVPPWLVAIYLTWLLLSRAPAPIKDEPRDGAEAGGERPGG; translated from the coding sequence GTGACGGGCAACATGGGGGTGGAGGGCACCGCCGCGCCTCCGCCGGCCGGCGCACGGGCCGAACAGGCCGGAAGGGACGGCGAGGGCGTGGCGTTCGGCGACCAGCGGCCGGCCGGTTCCCACTCACCCCGGGTGCCCGCACCACCCGGCGAGCCCCCCACCGAGACCGCCGCGGCCGCCGCGACCAGCGGCAGCGAGCTGATCGAGGCGTTCGGCGGGGTGCGCGGCATGGTCGACATGACCGTGCCCGGGCTGGTCTTCGTCGTGGTCTACACGGTCACCCAGAACCTGACGCTCTCCGCGGCCTCGGCGTTCGGCCTGACCGTGCTGCTGGGACTGGTGCGGGTCTTCCGTCGGGAGACCCTCCGGCACGCCTTCGGCGGCGTGCTGGGCGTGGGCATCGGCGCCTTCGTGGCCTCCCGCTCCGGTGAGGCGCAGGACTTCTACCTGCCCGGCATGATCTACGGCGTGGTGCTCGGCGTGGTGTACGCCGTCTCCAACCTGGTGCGCTGGCCGCTGATCGGGGTGCTGCTCGGGCCGGTCCTGGGCGAGAACTTCACCTGGCGCACCCGCAACCCGGGGCGGATGCGCGCCTACACCCTGGCCACCTGGGTGTGGGTGGCGCTGTTCGCGGTGCGCGCCGCGATCCTGTTCCCGATGTACTGGTCCGGGAACGTCACCATGCTGGGCGTGGCCCGGGTGGCGCTCGGCGTGCCGCCGTGGCTGGTGGCGATCTACCTGACCTGGCTGCTGCTCAGCCGGGCCCCGGCCCCGATCAAGGACGAGCCCCGGGACGGGGCGGAGGCCGGGGGCGAGCGCCCCGGCGGCTGA
- a CDS encoding response regulator: protein MTRVLVVDDEPQIVRALVINLRARHYEVDAAHTGAQALRLAAERQPDVVVLDLGLPDMDGTEVLAGLRGWTRTPVIVLSARHTSDEKVRALDAGADDYVTKPFGMDELLARLRAAVRRAEPQPPDGLPVVDAGDFTVDLAARRVRRGGADVRLTPTEWHVVEVLVRNSGRLVTQQQLLREVWGPAYRTETHYLRVYLAQVRRKLEPDPSRPRHFLTEPGMGYRFEP, encoded by the coding sequence ATGACCCGGGTCCTGGTGGTGGACGACGAGCCGCAGATCGTCCGCGCCCTGGTGATCAACCTGCGGGCGCGCCACTACGAGGTGGACGCCGCCCACACCGGCGCGCAGGCGCTCCGGCTGGCCGCCGAGCGCCAGCCGGACGTGGTGGTGCTGGACCTCGGCCTGCCGGACATGGACGGCACCGAGGTGCTCGCGGGCCTGCGCGGCTGGACCCGCACCCCGGTGATCGTGCTGTCCGCCCGCCACACCTCCGACGAGAAGGTCCGCGCCCTCGACGCCGGCGCCGACGACTACGTCACCAAGCCCTTCGGCATGGACGAGCTGCTCGCCCGGCTGCGCGCCGCGGTGCGCCGGGCGGAGCCGCAGCCCCCCGACGGCCTGCCGGTGGTGGACGCCGGCGACTTCACCGTGGACCTGGCCGCCCGGCGGGTGCGGCGCGGCGGCGCGGACGTGCGGCTCACCCCGACCGAGTGGCACGTGGTGGAGGTGCTGGTGCGCAACAGCGGCCGGCTGGTCACCCAGCAGCAGCTGCTGCGCGAGGTGTGGGGGCCGGCCTACCGGACCGAGACCCACTACCTGCGGGTCTACCTGGCGCAGGTGCGGCGCAAGCTGGAGCCGGATCCGTCCCGGCCGCGCCACTTCCTCACCGAACCCGGCATGGGCTACCGCTTCGAGCCGTGA
- a CDS encoding potassium channel family protein, with the protein MHIVIMGCGRVGATLARTLEDQGHSIAVIDLDPKAFRRLGSGFAGQRVTGMGFDQQTLRQAGIEEAGAFAAVSSGDNSNIIAARVARETFGVENVAARIYDPRRAEVYQRLGIATVATVRWTADRMLRRLLPSGAEPLWRDPSGALALAEVPTSPEWIGHRVSKLEQATGTRVAFLTRLGEAMLPDSQTVLQEGDLVHVMMRETDVAEIEAAFARGPEES; encoded by the coding sequence ATGCATATCGTCATCATGGGGTGCGGTCGCGTGGGGGCCACCCTCGCCCGCACGCTGGAGGACCAGGGCCACTCCATCGCGGTCATCGACCTCGATCCCAAGGCCTTCCGCCGGCTCGGGTCCGGCTTCGCCGGGCAGCGGGTGACCGGGATGGGGTTCGACCAGCAGACCCTGCGCCAGGCGGGCATCGAGGAGGCCGGAGCGTTCGCCGCGGTCAGCAGCGGCGACAACTCCAACATCATCGCCGCCCGGGTGGCCCGGGAGACCTTCGGCGTGGAGAACGTCGCGGCGCGGATCTACGACCCGCGGCGCGCCGAGGTGTACCAGCGTCTGGGCATCGCCACGGTGGCCACGGTGCGCTGGACGGCGGACCGCATGCTGCGCCGCCTGCTGCCCAGCGGCGCCGAGCCGCTGTGGCGTGACCCCAGCGGCGCGCTGGCGCTCGCGGAAGTGCCCACCTCCCCGGAGTGGATCGGGCACCGGGTGTCGAAGCTGGAGCAGGCGACGGGCACCCGGGTGGCCTTCCTCACCCGGCTGGGCGAGGCCATGCTTCCGGATTCGCAGACCGTGTTGCAGGAGGGCGACCTGGTCCACGTGATGATGCGGGAGACCGACGTCGCCGAGATCGAAGCGGCCTTCGCGCGGGGCCCGGAGGAGAGCTGA
- a CDS encoding OB-fold nucleic acid binding domain-containing protein — translation MSGVAGSSGTVKETGRFRRMLNRLTSTPEELQAEELEQHAVDAGCSRICDCPDREVVTVTGTLRAVTQRPRGGVPALEAELFDGSGAIDVVWLGRRSIAGIEPGRRIVASGRVSSAQGRKVLFNPRYELRAIGQE, via the coding sequence ATGAGTGGTGTCGCCGGATCGAGCGGAACGGTCAAGGAAACCGGCCGTTTCCGCCGGATGCTCAACCGCCTGACCTCCACCCCGGAGGAACTGCAGGCGGAGGAGCTGGAGCAGCACGCGGTCGACGCCGGGTGCAGCCGGATCTGCGACTGCCCGGACCGCGAGGTGGTCACCGTCACCGGCACGCTGCGTGCCGTCACCCAGCGCCCGCGCGGCGGGGTGCCCGCCCTGGAAGCCGAGCTGTTCGACGGCTCGGGGGCGATAGACGTCGTCTGGCTGGGCCGGCGTTCCATAGCCGGCATCGAGCCGGGCCGGCGGATCGTCGCCTCCGGGCGGGTCAGCTCGGCACAGGGACGCAAGGTGCTCTTCAACCCGCGCTACGAGCTGCGGGCCATCGGACAGGAGTGA
- a CDS encoding potassium channel family protein: protein MRVAIAGAGAVGRSVATELLENGHEVLLIDKNPAAISVERVPTAEWLLADACEITSLDEAAFQRCNVVIAATGDDKVNLVVSLLAKTEYGVPRVVARVNHPNNEWLFNESWGVDVAVSTPRLMCALVEEAVSVGDLVRLLRFSQGDANLVELTLPEDAALVGVRNGDVRWPEDTALVAIIREGRVLTPHRDHTLEGGDELLFVAAPSREPQLETLLSPGR from the coding sequence ATGCGAGTCGCCATCGCCGGAGCCGGCGCCGTGGGCCGGTCGGTCGCCACGGAGCTGCTGGAGAACGGCCACGAGGTCCTGCTGATCGACAAGAACCCGGCCGCCATCTCGGTGGAGCGGGTCCCCACCGCGGAGTGGCTGCTCGCGGACGCCTGCGAGATCACCTCACTGGACGAGGCCGCGTTCCAGCGCTGCAACGTGGTGATCGCCGCCACCGGCGACGACAAGGTCAACCTGGTCGTCTCGCTGCTGGCGAAGACGGAGTACGGCGTGCCGCGGGTGGTGGCCCGGGTCAACCACCCGAACAACGAGTGGCTGTTCAACGAGTCCTGGGGGGTGGACGTGGCCGTGTCCACCCCGCGGCTGATGTGCGCCCTGGTGGAGGAGGCGGTCAGCGTCGGCGACCTGGTCCGGCTGCTCCGGTTCAGCCAGGGCGACGCCAACCTGGTGGAGCTGACCCTGCCGGAGGACGCGGCGCTGGTCGGCGTCCGCAACGGCGACGTGCGGTGGCCGGAGGACACCGCACTGGTCGCCATCATCCGGGAGGGCCGGGTGCTCACCCCGCACCGCGACCACACCCTGGAGGGCGGCGACGAGCTGCTGTTCGTCGCGGCGCCCTCCCGGGAGCCCCAGCTGGAGACGCTGCTCTCGCCCGGCCGCTGA